A region of Colletotrichum higginsianum IMI 349063 chromosome 10, whole genome shotgun sequence DNA encodes the following proteins:
- a CDS encoding Aldehyde dehydrogenase, whose product MLHRLAGLIEDNRELLVTIDAWDNGDRSETQHRDSCANPRFHSGKKYSEAFEGDLVDPISVLKYYAGWTDKLSELAYTVRQPIGVVAQIIPWNYPLSMATWKLGPAMACGNTVVLKPAEQTPLSILVLASLIKKAGLPPGVVNIVDGYGREVGSALVEHHLVDKIAFTGSTATAIGIMQTAAQTLKKITLETGGKSPLVVFADADLDQAVNWSHMGIMSNQGQICTATSRILVQSAVYDRFLIQFLDRVKTVSKVGSQWEKDTYQEPQVSKAQYDQILKHINLGKQEGVVLATGGLPIDVGGKGFFTAPTVFTDVTPSMSIFKEEIFGPVVTITRFEDEAEAVAIANDSIYGLSASIFTSDLERAHRVADQMEVGTVWVNSSQDSDVRVPFGGMKQSGIGRELGEAALEAYIQTKAVHINMGSKL is encoded by the exons ATGCTCCATCGCCTCGCCGGTCTCATCGAGGACAACAGGGAACTTCTTGTCACCATCGACGCCTGGGACAATGGTGACCGAAGCGAAACCCAACATAGAGATTCATGTGCTAACCCCCGGTTTCATTCAGGCAAAAAGTATTCTGAGGCGTTCGAAGGtgacctcgtcgaccccATCAGCGTTCTCAAATACTACGCAGGATGGACAGACAAGCTCTCTG AACTCGCGTACACCGTACGCCAGCCCATCGGGGTCGTTGCCCAAATCATTCCCTGGAATTATCCTCTTTCTATGGCGACGTGGAAGCTCGGGCCTGCCATGGCCTGTGGAAACACAGTCGTCCTCAAACCAGCAGAGCAAACCCCTCTCAGCATCCTCGTCTTGGCGAGTCTCATCAAGAAGGCGGGGCTCCCACCTGGTGTAGTCAACATTGTTGATGGCTACGGACGAGAAGTAGGTAGCGCACTGGTCGAACATCACCTTGTAGACAAGATTGCATTCACAGGCTCTACGGCTACTGCAATAGGAATCATGCAAACTGCTGCCCAAACACTCAAGAAGATTACTCTTGAAACGGGTGGGAAATCCCCACTAGTAGTTTTTGCAGACGCCGACTTGGACCAAGCAGTCAATTGGTCTCACATGGGAATCATGTCAAACCAAGGCCAGATCTGCACAGCAACATCACGCATCCTGGTTCAGAGTGCTGTATATGACAGATTTCTTATCCAGTTCCTGGATAGGGTTAAGACAGTTAGCAAGGTCGGAAGTCAGTGGGAGAAGGACACATACCAGGAACCACAGGTTTCTAAGGCTCAGTACGACCAAATACTCAAGCATATTAACCTTGGTAAGCAAGAAGGTGTTGTTCTGGCCACAGGTGGCCTCCCTATCGATGTGGGAGGGAAAGGATTCTTCACCGCCCCGACCGTGTTTACTGATGTTACCCCGTCGATGTCGATTTTCAAGGAAGAGATCTTTGGTCCTGTTGTCACCATAACGCGGTTTGAAGATGAGGCTGAAGCTGTTGCTATTGCGAACGATTCGATCTACGGCCTCAGCGCATCTATTTTCACTTCAGATCTGGAACGTGCCCACCGGGTGGCCGATCAGATGGAGGTAGGAACAGTTTGGGTCAACAGTAGTCAAGATTCCGACGTCCGAGTTCCGTTTGGGGGTATGAAGCAGAGCGGAATCGGCAGAGAGTTGGGCGAAGCTGCCTTGGAAGCGTATATCCAGACCAAAGCAGTCCATATAAACATGGGCAGCAAGCTTTAG